A stretch of DNA from Montipora foliosa isolate CH-2021 chromosome 4, ASM3666993v2, whole genome shotgun sequence:
CCCCGCCAAAAAAAAGGTTACAGTAATCATAGTAAATAGTATCTGAGAGTTCACTTagaagttcattttgttttcatcaATCGGTATAAGTAATACAAGTCTCTGTACAGGACGTTGAACAGTGACATATCCTTTGCCTTGGTATTGCTTCATAGGTTCGTTTACGGTGAGATTCTTGTATTGCACGTCTACTCTTCGCACTTTCCCATCTGCACCTGGGTAAACATTTGACACTTTTCCAAGCTTCCAGTTTCCTCTCACTAAGTTGGAATCTTGTATCATAACTACGTCTCCGATTTTCAAATTTCGGTGAGATGTGTGCCATTTTTGCCTTAATATCAAGCTTGGGAAGTAGTTCGAGTTCCATTTTTTCCAGAATGTATGAACAATTGTCTGGACGAACGTGAAACGTTTTTGGGTGTTCGCGTTTTCATCAAATGGGCCATTTGGTATCCTGCTTGTGGCTCTGCCTAACAGTAAGTCATTTGGGCATAAATATGCTCCGTCCTCAGGGGATGTTGGGTGTCGCCCTATTGGTCTTTCATTCAGCAAGTTGGCAATCTCGAATAAAACTGTTTGCAATTCAGAGAAGGTTAAAGCATTTTCACCAACCGAGAATTCAATTGCTCGCTTGACCGATCTTATAAGAGCTTCAGTTACTCCATTTTGCCATGGGGCATCTGCTGGGGTGAAGATCCATTGCAATCCTTTCATGACGCCATATTCCTTAATTTTCTTCCAATCCCATGTTTTTGTTATAGCGGTTAGTTCCTTACTTGCTGCAATTAGTTGAGTACCGTTGTCAGACAATAGCTTGGATGGATATCCGTTTAGGGACACAAATCTTCTGAGTACCATCAGAAATTTGTCTGTACTATAATCTGCTGCCAGATCCAGATAAACAGCTCTTGTTCCGAGACAATTAAATATTACTCCATAAGCTTTAGAGAACGTTCTCTTCTTTACCTCGTCCCGAATTTTAAAGGGACCAAAAAGATCAATTCCTGTACTGTACCATGGCGGTGCTGGCTTCAATCTGTCTTCAGGTAATTGGCCCATCACTTGCTGACTTGTTTTCTTAGCAAGTTTTTTGCAGATAACGCATCTGAACTTAATCGATTTTACCAACTTAAGGAGTTTGGGTATCCAATATTTGGTGCGCACTTTGCTGGCAGTAGTTAGAATGCCATGATGTCCTCTTGCATGAGTTTGTGCTACATAGAGATGTGAGAACGGATGATCATATGGTAGTAATATAACTTCGTTGTCACCGTAATTTGTTTGTAACTTTGCAGTACGACTGCTTACTACATAGATGCCGTCTTTGCGTGTGATAGGACACAAACGGTTGTACTTGCCATTTTCAATATCATTTCTCATGTTCTGCTGAATCTCTTTGATCCAGAAAATCTCTGACTTTTTAATATCTTCAGGTGTCAGTTCTTGCGTTGCGCTTTTAAATGACGGTTTGGGAAATTTgctgtaaaatttcaaaattcttgcAGTGACACGTAGTAGTTTGCCGTAACTCGAATATTTGGCGATGTCAATTCGTAACGCTAGGGTATCATGAGTTCCTTCTATCTTCGTTACCATTGTAGTCCGGATTACTTCGGATAGTTTTGGCTCCAAGTAATCACGAGTGATTGGCCACTTGTCTTCTGTTTGTTTAAGAAAATCGGGACCCTTTTGCCATGTGCTTTCAAGTCCAATGTCATCGGGCTTCCTGCCTCTTGTCAAACAGTCAGCTATGTTATATTTACTCTCTACCCAATACCAGTTTTCAGGGTTTGTTCCTTCCTGTATTTCACCTATTCTAGTGGCGGCGAACGTGTTGAACCCGTATGAGCTTTTCTGTATCATGGCATGTACAATCTGAGAATCTACGATGTGGTAGATCTTTTCAAAGCGATATCTACATTCCTTTTCTATGAACACTTTTAGGCGTTTGTTCAGTACCGCTCCACACAGTTCTATACGGTCAATGGACATCTTTTTTATTGGTGCAAGACGATTTTTGGACAGTATTAAATTGCTCTCAAATTGGTTATTCTTTCTTTGCCACCGTACATATGCACATGCAGCGTATGCGTCTTTGGATGCGTCACTAAACACAACGAGAATGGGGTCGCCAATAGCATCCATTGGTTTAAGGCATCTCGTAAATCTGATTTGATTCATGTCTTTCAAATCGTTGAAGAAAATAGACCAATTCTGTTGGTTTTCCTCGGGTATAGGGTCGTCCCAGTCAAGTTTCGGTTCAGTTCCCCACAAACGGCGTAAAAGAATTTTGGCCCTTACTGTAAATGGTCCTGCCAACCCTAGGGGATCATACACGCTGTTGATCTGTGACAAGATTATACGCTTTGTGAGCTGTTGGGGATCTTGGGTGGGGACGATATCGCTCGTAGACCTTGAAGTATGTATTCGCTTGGTAGTAAAGTTAACCTTGACTTCGAAACACAGTTGATCTTCTGATTGACTCCATTTAactccaagtatcttttctgtttgttccTCGATCGgtatatttgttttttcttgtctgTCAGTATCGCTTGAGAACATCCACTCTTTGACTTCAAATCCTCCTTTAATAATAGCCTTCTCGATATCTTGAGTCAGTTTAATAGCTTGTTTGCGATCGTCCGTACTTTCGATTATGTCGTCCATGTACGTATTTCTTTGTATTATATCTGCTGCTTCTGGGTATTTCTCTCTTGACATCTCTGCGGTTTTTCTCAGAGCAACGGTTGCAATTGTAGCTGACGGCTTGTCACCGAATGAAACTCTGAGCATTATGTATGTGTCGGGTTCTCTTGTACTATCCATATCCCTCCACAGAAATCGGTGGGTGTGCTGATCTAACTCTGTCATCTTCACAGTGTGGTACATCTTTTTAATATCACCAATGAAGGCTACTTTATTCTCTCGGAAACGTATAAGGACTCCCAATAAGTTATTGAGTAGGTCAGGACCTTTAGCCCAATACTCATTCAAGATATGACCCATGTAATTGGCGCTGCTATTGAACACTATGCGCACTGGGGTAGATTTGGAATCAGGCTTGAGAACTTCATGATGTCCGATATAATGCACCGGTCCTTTGTAGAGTGTTAGTTCCTTTTTGGAGAGTTTCCTTGCAACTCCTCTAGTTACCATGTCTTTTATCTGGTTGTCATACACTTTTGCGTGTTCGGTGTTCCTTCTTAGACGTTTCTCGGTCGTTATCAGTTTCGCGAAAGCGACCTTCCGGTTGTCAGGAAGATTCTGAGGATCCTTGATCCAGGGATACTCAGCGACCCAGCGATTTTCCTCTTTGTTAAAGTTTAGATTTCGTTCGATTAGTTCCAGCTCTcgctcttcttgaatagtgcaGTCTTTCGCGCCTAAGGAACATTTTCCACATCTACATCCTCCACATTTCGGTTTGCATTCTACGCCAAGGTTCTCAATTTTGTAAAAGTCTTCTATATTGATTTTGCCTACAACTGTGTTGACTCTGGCATTGATGAAATCGTGATACAGATGTGATTCTTTAAGTAACGGGTGCGTTCCTCCAATACATCGCCCGAAACGATTCCTTAAGAGCACAAGATGACCGATGTTTTGTTCTCTTTCCGGGTGATAGGCTGCATATTCGTAACCGATTAAAATGTCCACAGGTCCTGAGGGTCGCTCGATTTCTTCCTTTGTGACGTTCTTGAAAAGATGTACTATGTCGTCTATGTTAACACTTTCAATGTCTGAGGTGATCCTTTCGATGCCGTAAGCTTCGAATTCGATGACGTGACCTTGCTTATCTATAAGAGGTACCTTGTATTTGTTGGTCTTAATCTTCTCGCTCTGTGCTCCAACTTTGATGACTGAAAGTTCGACTTTGGATCCTTTAAGTTTCTCTTGCTTTGCTTTAGTGTTTGTGATAAAACAAAGTGATGCGGCGTTATCCCACATTATATTAGCTTCTCCTCTTTTGGTTTTAACTCTTTGTACTTGTAACAGGCAGGTGTCAATTTTTGTATTGTGGCATACGTTTGCTGAGGCTGAGACTTGCTGAGGTGTTTCTTCCGTCTCGTGTATAGATGGATGGTGCTTTCTTGTGCAGCCGCCTACACCACAGTCTTTCCTTGATTTGCATGTACGTTGTCGATGACCGATCTTTAGGCACGACCAACAGGCTCGTTTATCTTTGATGATCGTCTTTTTCTCTTCTATTGGCTTGGCTAAATAAATTCTGCAGTCTGCTGTCCAATGTCTTCCGTGTTCATGAATCAGACATTTTGGTTTGGGTTCTTTGCTTACTTCCTCGACGCCTTCTGTATAGTGCGATGTGCCTCTGTAATGTTGATTGTTGGTCGTCGTCCGAAGAGAAGCACTGTCGTATTCAATAGCACTCCTTTGATTTTGCAGAAATTCAAGAAGACTAGGGAACTTTTTTGATTTGTCGATGTGACTTCCGTGACAACTAACCATTTCTGCCCATTTTCTTCTGATGTCTGTTGATAAAGCTTTCTCTATAATACTGACCGAACTCGTTGTTGTAATTTCCGCTTCTAGACCGAGTCTTGTGAGGTCTCTGTATCCGTCTTCTACAAGAGTCACGAATTCGATGAAACGTTTATCTTCTCCTTCCTTAAGTGTTCTGAATCTACGTATGCCGTCAATGATAACGTCTGCAATTTTGGCTGGATCTCCATACTTTTCGTCCAGTCTTCGCCACATTTCTTGCACATCGTCGTCTATGCTCTTTACCAGGCCTTCGGGTTCTTTTCCAAGACAAGAGCGTAGCACATATGCGGCATCTCTTCCACGAATTTGTGGCATGACTTGTTTGTTGAAATCTCTTTTAAACTGAGGGTAATGACGTAGTTCTCCATCAAAGTGCGGCATTTTTACCTTTTCCAGGTGTAGAAAGGAAGAAGTCGCGTCAGATTCCTGTTTTATCTGCTCTTGTTCTTTTACGTTAGTATATCTAACTACAATTTGTTCAACAATTTCGTAATAATAGGTTTGGATTTTAGCTATCCATTGCATCTCAGATTCGGCTGATTCAAAGGGCAATAATTCTAACAGTTCAGCGTTAAAGGTTTTGCAATCTTGAAATTGATCTTCTATTTGTTTCTGTAAGTCTTTTAACGCAAAATTGGGCATTTCTTTTGACTGCAACGCGTGCGAAATACTTTCGTAAGAAGCTTCGAAAACAGCGCGCGCAGTGTTCCTTTTAACTTTTGCGTTGTCAATGGCCTCTTGACGAGCCGCGTGCTCGCgcgttgccttttcgcttgtaGTGACATTTTCGACATATTTCACTTTACGATTAAATGCATTGGAATATTTTTCCTCGACTTCCGTCATCCAGATTTCTTCTTCGTCCACTAAATGCTCGTCAGTCAGGAAGTTAACATACTCTAAGTGCTTCCCTTCCAGTTCTTCCCATGCATCAACAAGTTTTGAGTAATTGGTTTCTACTACCTCGATTCCTTGGCTTGTCTCTAtggacttgatcaaaatgttCCGCTTTCGTGTGAAGTTTCCCTTAGCAATTCGCCGTGAATTCTTAGCTTTGTCGGTCATCTTCTGTTCCAGTCGTCGCTTAGTAGCTAACCACACTGGATTTTGAATGTATTGCTAGCGAGGATTAACTAACCACGGTTCTAAACAACTCCATTTATTACACCAGCTTTCTGTCAGTCGCTGTACTTTTCACAAGGGAGGTTGAATAGggttcaaaatctaaattacagcaAATCGCGTTAGTGATATGAAAAACAGTTATCCCTTATAATCAAGCaaagatatttacccagtgGTATCTCACAGTTTCTCTCAATTCCTCTTACTAGCAAGTGACTTAAGTTGCGTAATCATGTctatgacgtcacctaacaaatTCTAATCACGGATTGTTGGCGATACAGTTTTCGAGCCGCTACAATTTTCTACAAACTCAGCTCTGTATTAACAGCACAATGATTCTGCTCAAGCAAACCATTTCAATCTTTTTTTGCCTCGAGGCAGCTGTTTTAATGCTCCTTTTCTATAGAATACAGCAGTCTCTGTTTGATGGATTTACATAACACTGGGAATTCATATCTGATATGCCCCAGctgttacatgtaaacaaaccttTTTTTCTGTCAAACCATGATCTACATGTAAAGTCACTGGATCTAAGCAAACTTATCAAGCTCCACTATGACTTCGTCCAATACAAAAGCGTCATCTTCATATACTAGTTCTCTGTAGATCTGATCTTTGGAGCAGGTCTTTGAGGTTTTAGTACTCCCACAATCATACTCTCTTATGTACAAAGTTGGTGTAGTACATTTAGAGGTTCTGTAACCttgtacaaaattatttcaacaaACCTTTGTACTCATCGAAACCTTGAATTGGTCACGATTAATAGCTCTAGCCCACGACAAACATCATTGTTATTCCTGAGTGAGTAACGTGAGgaagaatcttttgcttctcAGGGTACCTTCGATCGTTGTCACAACCCCGCACAGCACAATGATCGCCACTAGGCACATTTCcaatattatttgaattgctAAGTTTAGAAAGAGGCCAAAAGCCAGCCCATACACAcgtaaatacaactgaaaaggctttacTGAGTCATTCCTCCAGATTTATTCCTAATTTTGTAATACTTTGAGACCATTTCACAACAAATTTTACGCAAGCAAGGAAGTTAATTAGCAAATTTTGTCTCATATTTCATGgttatttaaacaaaaactttcatttgctacgtgtcaacattgcccaaatcgatttctaATAAAACTGTGTCGgaaaaagcgttgatctctctccaaaatcatTTTTTGGACGTGAAACAACTCtccgccatacattttctcaCAACAACTTGCAATGtgtgccccctggcgatcccagaacccatTGCGTATAAGGCATGAGGCAacgacttgtgacgtcatataGTAGACACAAgatgatgtaaaatcacaaaaaatggaaTATCTATGAAGACGTTTTCTGTATAGAAATGAAACTTTTTGCAGTTGttatactcattacaaagttccatgatatggcACAGTGTGATGTATCCATAGCAACGCAATGGGCTCCAGGCCACctccatccaaagggtaaaatcagagtttccctccccaataagggttatttgctcttgatgttcattcagtgcGTGTGACcgaatatggacattacacagcacaagtacaaggaagtctgttagactctgaaggaacaaagaaggcattttcgaTATCGGAAACgtagaggtctggtaacgagtatgtttctatggtgacatcataatcactatTGCAATCTGTAGTTTCGgtagcacatcaaccctgcaaaatttcaacccCGCAGACTTAGTATTTGCAAAGATATTCCATGTTTTGTGATCTTACATAATTTTGGTATCCAccatgtgacgtcacaagtcatctaatttgcataactcaaaatcttgaatagctCGGCTACCAAGAGTGCTATCACAATAAAGTAAACGCTGTTCttcaccattttgaaagctctttcgaacaagctaataaaaaaattgtgtcatatgcactttaataAGCGTTATCTTAAAAAggattacaattttttttacaaggcAACTATGAAAATTAATGCCTTACATGAAGAGCTAGCAAAAGTATTACCGGTATTTTAATCAGGTTATTTTAGGTACCGGTGCAAAGTCCATTAAATTCAATTTATGTTATTACAGAATTGTCATAAGAGAGAGAACACAATTTTAGTTAACTGCGAACTTAAATGTAAAACAGAATTTACTTACCAGAAGCAAACAGCCACAAAAACTcaataaagataacaaaaacgTAGGTCTCATGTCTGTCAGCTGACTCAAGGCAGTCGTAGTATCTCAAGTACTCATCATGGATGCAAGCGTACTAATTTCTAAACAACGGACAAGAGATGCACGTTAATTAACTACGGTTAATAAGGAATGCACTCATATTGTTCGTATCATGATCAGTCAAGTACTGTTCTGTTTCTGTTAGAAACGGCGATCACTAAATTAAGTTACGTCGACGAAAGGGATTTAAACAAGCTGACCGGAATGTGAAGAAATGTGCGCTAATAACTTTGCGTAAAACGTGTTCGCAAGGGCTGTGTTATTGaccgaaaaaacaaagaaacgtttCCTTGAGATTTAGCAAAGGAAATAAGGTATATCATATGACGCATCGAGAACTGTAAATTGGATCACGCGTGCACCTCTATGAAATTCACATTATGCAAACATAAACCACACACAGTTATAAAGTAATATACCGAAATCGATCCTGCAACTGGGCACCCACCGTTAAGTTCTTAGCTTTTGACTGTGTAGAGACAACCGCAAAATAAGTCGTGGGTGAGGAAAGAACTGTGAAGCCTTCTCCTGATCAGAACCAACCTCCAAATTTCTTGCTGAGGCAATCAAATCCTTAAATTTTGTGTTATTGATAGATCTGACGAACTACGTCAAGGTACCCATCAAGTCAATCAGAATAGAATCGAAGCGTGTCACCCCGACCCTTTGTGATGCCTCACGACAGGTAAGATTGCGTGACTGAAAAAAATACTACATTGTCTTCTGTTCGTTGTAGTAAAGCAATCGAAGGAACTGAAACTTCTACTCTGCCGTTACTTTCACTTGGGTGTGAATTTTCACCTCGAGTACGTGctagataaaaagaaaaaaactacaCTTTGCGTGCCGTGTTTAGAACTTCCAATCTTGTCACGCGATTTTTGCAAACTCACGCATTGTTCAGGTACAATCACATTTAGCCCAAACTCGCATTATTCGTAGCGTAACGGATAATATTTATAAGATTTATATATAGAAAAAAATCCCGGCAAATCTTTGCTTATGgtgatgaaaagaaaagaatgaaaGTTAGCTTTGCTGGCTTTGCTACATAGTAGCGCGGTGTCATGTTGATAACCTCCGATTCCCTTTTAACCTTGGTTCCTTATTTGGCACTGATTTGGTTTAAAATAATCACTGTATAATAGCTTAGTTCGAATATGGAATCTCATGGGACGCCATcgttttttattctttcttcAACTATGTTAAGCTGGAATGAATGGGCTGCGATATCAGGTTTTTTGACTATTTCCGATGTCATCGTGACATCATTTTCCAGTGAAGACGTAAAATCAAGTTCATTCATTCAAAAAactgtatttacaaatcatTACAAAGCAggctggaaaaagaaaacatggtCATACCGTAGTTTTATACTTCAAGGATACGAAACTTCTGCGAATGTATATGCACTTAAAGGAACGAAGACTTGAAGATTTACAAGAACAATTTGAGGCAAAGAGGGAGACGTAAGAGTACCAGTTGCAAATGTCTGCTGTTTGCCTGTAGTCAAAAGTTTTTTTTGACAGATAAGAATTTGAGTTCGATAAGTCTTAACGACATATTATTCTCAAATCcaatgcctcagtttcaaagcgagtcctgaggcacaaccattcaaatggaaatgagttgcgtatttaTAATTCTTATCCttatttcccttacaatagttgagcaccaagactcacttcgaaattgagactcggaaatggcccattagaTTACGATTAACTTGTGACTGATAAATTCGGGCACTGCCAATCGCTAGCTTTGAAAAGCCAATCTTTTAAACATGTCTCCAAGGTAACAAAATGCaaagtgactgtgaagtttgacgacttaaccctttcactcccaatagtgccacttatagattttactctgtctaacgccagacgattttactcgtcaatggggaaccccacggggctgaaagggttaaatccTCTTCGTTCCAGAGTGAATGTTTAATTAAAGTTGGTCCGTtacgttcgagaaacgggccccagaactCCCGACAAATACTAAATTGTGATTACGATCAAAGAATCGATTTGTAAGGTTTGGTAAGTCGAGTTGGCCATGAATGCATCAGAACTGAAGACAGACAAGACAGGACCCAAGTTTCAAAATACTAATAGCTGCGGAGCGAGTAGCCAGAATGCATCGCTCTTCGACAGGGAGCCTCGACATTATCGATCACTTTattaattgctggttttcactcacgtgatcaacagccatgtttttcaacgaaaacaaaaggaagcgtttgcataataatagagttaaattcccggaggatttggtcggggcaccaacatggccgccttttctttgttttgggcaccaacatggcggccgtgacgtcatgtgaaaaccgagaatagccTGTGAAGAAAGCTCAAAGGGAGAGGGAAGCGAAGCGAGTGACCAGGCCTTTTCTCCCTCCCCAGTTCCCTTTCCGCGCGGTTTGGTCACTCGCTTCGCTTCCCTCTCCCCTCCCCTCGCGCTTTCTACGCAGGCTACTTAATTAAGTAAAAAGATTTCGACACTTCTCCTGCATTTTCACTGTTTTGCCATGACTGAAACATTTTTTCAAGTGCTTAAATATCCAACCTAGATCTACATCAAATGCAATTGAATAGTTGGTCTTTTGGATAGGAACAGAAGATATTTGAACCGGCATGAAACCCTGCTCGTTTCAAATTGCCTTATTTTTACGTTGTCACCTTGAGTGAACTCTTCGTCCTACAATGTCCGAAACAATTTCATATCCTTGGGCTATACTGGTTAAGAGTGTAGTGTTAGAAGTTGTGATGTCATTGTGATGTCATGTTACCACGTGACGCCAATTTAAATAGGGGCGTATCTGCCAAAGAGTGTTCAGTATTATTCAGCATTGTTCAGTATTGTGTATTCAGTACCAGCACCTATAGCAGTTTCGAGTTCAATTAGGAGTTTTCAAGTACAGTTAtcagatagttttaaacggTGTCAGAGTATAATAAGAAACGATATTAAAGAGTATTCAAGTACTCTCGGATCGCCAGTTTACGCATGGGATAGCCGTCGACACAACACTGAGAGGACTATATAGTTCGTCACTGTGACTCCTGGTCAAAGCGAAGTTCCTCCTTAGAGAAGTGCATTCTGGTTGGAAGTGCAACGTATTATGGTTAAAAGCCAGCAAAGACAAATACATCGagatttcagtttcagtttcagtttatttgttttgccaTTTTACACATACCACAtattatgcaaaataaaatgaGGCAAAGAGACACAAAAAAAGTAGTGCTTATAAAGATATGCCTCCCCATGATAAATAACAAATTACTAGAGATTTGTAAAGGCGAACCGAATAACTGAGAACAACAGTACTGaacttgttgttttttttttttataaagcgTACAAGAGCAAAGCCGATACACcaacaccctgcgagcagagcctccttttgtctttttctttactgaggaggagaaaagtaggctctgcccgaatcgcgtcaattctttgaagccgccgcagcccgaacttctggactagtcaatcttgttttctcttgtcaaaccggtttttccagtgcgagcgtccgtttagtgacaaaaccgatggttataattgagcccgctgtaccatgaaaaaccaagatggcggcgagatctggcatattaggcttgggttcgagattgtatcctggcaacatgcagcgcatattcaataaagatcttactcgattcaagcagagcctttctcgagaacgccaaaatcgagcaagcaaaagaaaggctctgctagcagggtgataCACCAACTGCAAGCGGACAAaagcgaaaaataaaaaaatgtatgtaaTCACGCTAACAGTATATAATCATGCTAACAGAAACAATTTCAATCTTGAGGAAACAAGGAAACGCTGGAAGAATTGCGAATGTCTTCATTCACAGAGTTGAAAAGTTTAGGTCTTTGGAAACGTATAGAAAACTTGCCAATATTTGTCCTACAAAAgggtaaagaaaaacaagatctCGTCCTAGTATTATAACTATGAATTTCATTGTTACGAGGAAACATATTATCAAAACTTTCTGGTAGCAAGCCATGTCTATATAAGTACATGAATAATGATAGAGTCAAGTTTTAACATTTTGAGTACTTTGAACACAGGTAACCCAAgctcactgtgtgtaggtaaatatagagaacatataaggcgaagtttaggtctgaaaatttgctagaaaatggaaataaaaatcgataaaacttaccatgtggtgagctgttgttgtctttaatacgtacacgaagtttcggggaaaatggtccccgttcaccttccttcataatatagtgacaaggtaggagacggaagccagcttatggactccgatcgacccaaaacaagcacaatttttttcgcgaaaatcgaatccagtcgctaaataaacacgccaggctcgtggaacatgaatttctctaaaccatgaatccactgaagcatctccaggtagcaacgcgaagccaccagactccgtaaaacttgtaagttaacctgctaaaatggcggccagacagcgttgtactcgcgaggtgtccaattcaaaatggcactgaactctagacgcctggtgacgagtttaataagttccggagggaggggagtcccacattgctaaaaacaaaactgactgggcaatctgggactcccctccctccaggaagacttattatactcgtcaccaggcgttttgaattggacacttcgcgagtacaacgctttctggccgccattttagcaggttaacttccaagttttacggagtctggtggcttcgctttgctacctggagattcttcagtggattcatggtttagagaaattcatgttccacgagcctg
This window harbors:
- the LOC138001105 gene encoding uncharacterized protein encodes the protein MTDKAKNSRRIAKGNFTRKRNILIKSIETSQGIEVVETNYSKLVDAWEELEGKHLEYVNFLTDEHLVDEEEIWMTEVEEKYSNAFNRKVKYVENVTTSEKATREHAARQEAIDNAKVKRNTARAVFEASYESISHALQSKEMPNFALKDLQKQIEDQFQDCKTFNAELLELLPFESAESEMQWIAKIQTYYYEIVEQIVVRYTNVKEQEQIKQESDATSSFLHLEKVKMPHFDGELRHYPQFKRDFNKQVMPQIRGRDAAYVLRSCLGKEPEGLVKSIDDDVQEMWRRLDEKYGDPAKIADVIIDGIRRFRTLKEGEDKRFIEFVTLVEDGYRDLTRLGLEAEITTTSSVSIIEKALSTDIRRKWAEMVSCHGSHIDKSKKFPSLLEFLQNQRSAIEYDSASLRTTTNNQHYRGTSHYTEGVEEVSKEPKPKCLIHEHGRHWTADCRIYLAKPIEEKKTIIKDKRACWSCLKIGHRQRTCKSRKDCGVGGCTRKHHPSIHETEETPQQVSASANVCHNTKIDTCLLQVQRVKTKRGEANIMWDNAASLCFITNTKAKQEKLKGSKVELSVIKVGAQSEKIKTNKYKVPLIDKQGHVIEFEAYGIERITSDIESVNIDDIVHLFKNVTKEEIERPSGPVDILIGYEYAAYHPEREQNIGHLVLLRNRFGRCIGGTHPLLKESHLYHDFINARVNTVVGKINIEDFYKIENLGVECKPKCGGCRCGKCSLGAKDCTIQEERELELIERNLNFNKEENRWVAEYPWIKDPQNLPDNRKVAFAKLITTEKRLRRNTEHAKVYDNQIKDMVTRGVARKLSKKELTLYKGPVHYIGHHEVLKPDSKSTPVRIVFNSSANYMGHILNEYWAKGPDLLNNLLGVLIRFRENKVAFIGDIKKMYHTVKMTELDQHTHRFLWRDMDSTREPDTYIMLRVSFGDKPSATIATVALRKTAEMSREKYPEAADIIQRNTYMDDIIESTDDRKQAIKLTQDIEKAIIKGGFEVKEWMFSSDTDRQEKTNIPIEEQTEKILGVKWSQSEDQLCFEVKVNFTTKRIHTSRSTSDIVPTQDPQQLTKRIILSQINSVYDPLGLAGPFTVRAKILLRRLWGTEPKLDWDDPIPEENQQNWSIFFNDLKDMNQIRFTRCLKPMDAIGDPILVVFSDASKDAYAACAYVRWQRKNNQFESNLILSKNRLAPIKKMSIDRIELCGAVLNKRLKVFIEKECRYRFEKIYHIVDSQIVHAMIQKSSYGFNTFAATRIGEIQEGTNPENWYWVESKYNIADCLTRGRKPDDIGLESTWQKGPDFLKQTEDKWPITRDYLEPKLSEVIRTTMVTKIEGTHDTLALRIDIAKYSSYGKLLRVTARILKFYSKFPKPSFKSATQELTPEDIKKSEIFWIKEIQQNMRNDIENGKYNRLCPITRKDGIYVVSSRTAKLQTNYGDNEVILLPYDHPFSHLYVAQTHARGHHGILTTASKVRTKYWIPKLLKLVKSIKFRCVICKKLAKKTSQQVMGQLPEDRLKPAPPWYSTGIDLFGPFKIRDEVKKRTFSKAYGVIFNCLGTRAVYLDLAADYSTDKFLMVLRRFVSLNGYPSKLLSDNGTQLIAASKELTAITKTWDWKKIKEYGVMKGLQWIFTPADAPWQNGVTEALIRSVKRAIEFSVGENALTFSELQTVLFEIANLLNERPIGRHPTSPEDGAYLCPNDLLLGRATSRIPNGPFDENANTQKRFTFVQTIVHTFWKKWNSNYFPSLILRQKWHTSHRNLKIGDVVMIQDSNLVRGNWKLGKVSNVYPGADGKVRRVDVQYKNLTVNEPMKQYQGKGYVTVQRPVQRLVLLIPIDENKMNF